A DNA window from Centroberyx gerrardi isolate f3 chromosome 3, fCenGer3.hap1.cur.20231027, whole genome shotgun sequence contains the following coding sequences:
- the LOC139925658 gene encoding N-alpha-acetyltransferase 15, NatA auxiliary subunit, with the protein MPTITLPPKENALFKRILRCYEHKQYRNGLKFCKQILSNPKFAEHGETLAMKGLTLNCLGKKEEAYDLVRRGLRNDLKSHVCWHVYGLLQRSDKKYDEAIKCYRNALKWDKDNLQILRDLSLLQIQMRDLEGYRETRYQLLQLRPAQRASWIGYAIAYHLLEDYEMAAKIIEEFRKTQQTSPDKVDYEYSELLLYQNQVLREAGLYKEALEHLSNYEKQICDKLAVEETRGELLLKLERLEEANEVYHRLQERNPENWSYYRGLENALKPGSVEERQKIYEEAWEKYPKGLVPRRLPLNFLSGEKFRECLDRYLRMNFSKGCPPVFTTLKSLYHDKEKVAIIEELVVGFETSLNSCRMFNQNDDGKEEPPTTLLWVQYFLAQHYDMIGQQTLALEYINTAIESTPTLIELFLIKAKIYKHAGNIREAAQWMDEAQALDTADRFINSKCAKYMLKAGMIKEAEEMCSKFTREGASAVENLNEMQCMWFQTECALAYKGMNKFGDALKKCHEIERHFVEITDDQFDFHTYCMRKMTLRSYVDLLKLEDVLRMHPFYYKAARTAIQIYLSLHDNPLTDDSKELQADTANLSDKELKKLRNKQRRAQKKAQLEEEKKNAEKEKQLKNQKKKKEDDDEEIGGPKEELIPDKLAKVENPLEEAVKFLMPLKHLVKDKIDTHLLAFEIYFRKEKYLLMLQSVKRALAIDPDDPWLHQCLVRFFKGVSESKELPEAVRTVLKQEITRLFGDSNAKSFNQAYLTKHSNSIPHRLAAAKMMAYLDSSTETKAVELATALEEPLNNRTIQICTEVLECLRSGVLGDCKERAESYRAECHKLYPYTLAFMPPGYEENTKIANGDVSTETEELANEM; encoded by the exons ATGCCGACAATTACTTTACCGCCGAAAGAGAACGCTCTCTTCAAGAGGATTTTG CGATGTTACGAGCACAAACAGTACAGAAACGGACTCAAATTCTGCAAACAGATCCTGTCCAACCCCAAGTTCGCGGAGCATGGAG agACCCTGGCGATGAAGGGCTTAACCCTGAACTGCCtggggaagaaggaggaggccTACGACCTGGTGAGGAGAGGCCTGCGCAACGACCTCAAGAGCCACGTCT GCTGGCACGTATACGGCCTGCTGCAGCGCTCGGATAAGAAGTACGACGAGGCCATCAAGTGTTACCGCAACGCGCTGAAGTGGGACAAGGACAACCTGCAGATCCTCCGGGACCTTTCCCTGCTGCAGATCCAGATGAGAGACCTGGAGGGGTACAGG GAGACGCGgtaccagctgctgcagctgcgcCCGGCCCAGCGAGCCTCCTGGATCGGCTACGCCATCGCCTACCACCTCCTGGAGGACTACGAAATGGCCGCCAAGATCATCGAGGAGTTCAGGAAAACACAACAG ACGTCTCCAGACAAAGTGGACTACGAGTACAGcgagctgctgctgtatcagaACCAGGTGCTGAGGGAAGCGGGCCTGTACAAGGAGGCCCTGGAGCATCTCTCCAACTACGAGAAGCAGATCTGTGACAAACTGGCTGTGGAGGAGACGCGAG GGGAGTTGCTGTTGAAGCTGGAGCGCCTGGAAGAGGCTAACGAGGTCTACCATCGTCTGCAGGAGAGGAACCCAGAGAACTGGTCCTATTACCGCGGCCTGGAGAACGCCTTAAAACCCG GCAGcgtagaggagagacagaagatcTATGAGGAAGCCTGGGAGAAGTATCCCAAAGGACTGGTTCCTCGCCGGCTGCCCCTCAACTTCCTCTCCG gtGAGAAGTTCCGGGAGTGTCTGGACCGATATCTGAGGATGAACTTCAGTAAAGGCTGTCCGCCTGTCTTCACCACTCTCAAATCACTGTACCATGACAAAGAAAAG gtgGCAATAATAGAGGAGTTAGTGGTTGGCTTTGAAACCTCATTAAACAGCTGCAGAATGTTCAACCAGAACG ATGACGGAAAGGAGGAGCCGCCGACCACGTTGCTGTGGGTCCAGTACTTCCTGGCGCAGCACTACGACATGATTGGCCAACAGACGCTGGCCCTGGAATACATCAACACAGCCATTGAGAGTACGCCCACGCTCATTGAACTCTTCCTTATCAAGGCCAAGATTtacaag CATGCTGGGAACATCAGAGAGGCAGCTCAGTGGATGGACGAGGCCCAGGCTCTGGACACTGCTGACAGATTCATCAACTCCAAGTGTGCCAAGTACATGCTGAAGGCTGGCATGATCAAAGAGGCCGAGGAGATGTGCTCCAAGTTCACACGG GAGGGAGCGTCGGCAGTGGAGAACCTGAATGAGATGCAGTGCATGTGGTTCCAGACGGAGTGCGCCCTCGCCTACAAGGGCATGAACAAGTTTGGGGACGCTCTCAAGAAGTGCCATGAGATCGAAAGG CATTTTGTGGAGATCACAGACGACCAGTTTGATTTCCACACCTACTGCATGCGGAAGATGACGCTACGCTCCTACGTGGACCTGCTGAAGCTGGAGGACGTGCTCCGGATGCATCCCTTCTACTACAAGGCCGCCCGCACCGCCATCCAGATCTACCTGAGCCTCCATGATAATCCGCTGACCGACGACAGCAAGGAGCTGCAGGCCGACACTG ctaACCTCTCGGACAAGGAGCTGAAGAAGCTGAGGAACAAGCAGCGGAGAGCCCAGAAGAAGGCCCagctagaggaagagaagaagaacgcagagaaagagaagcagcttaagaaccagaagaagaagaaggaggacgACGACGAGGAGATCGGAGGGCCCAAGGAGGAGCTCATTCCCGACAAACTGGCCAAG GTAGAAAACCCACTGGAAGAAGCTGTCAAGTTCCTGATGCCTCTCAAACACCTGGTCAAAGACAAAATAGACACACACCTGCTGGCTTTTGAGATCTACTTCAGGAAAG AGAAATACCTGTTGATGCTCCAGTCAGTGAAGAGAGCATTGGCCATAGACCCAGACGACCCATGGCTACACCAGTGTCTAGTACGCTTCTTTAAAGGAG tTTCGGAGAGCAAGGAGCTGCCGGAGGCGGTCCGGACGGTGCTGAAGCAGGAGATCACCAGGCTGTTTGGAGACAGCAACGCTAAGAGCTTCAACCAGGCCTACCTCACCAAGCACTCCAACTCCATACCACACCGGCTGGCTG CTGCTAAGATGATGGCGTACCTGGACTCATCGACAGAAACAAAGGCAGTGGAGCTGGCCACTGCACTAGAGGAGCCACTCAACAATAGAACCATACAG ATCTGCACAGAAGTCCTGGAGTGTCTTCGGAGCGGCGTGCTGGGCGACTGCAAGGAGCGGGCGGAGTCGTACCGCGCCGAGTGTCACAAGCTTTACCCCTACACGTTAGCTTTCATGCCCCCCGGATACGAGGAAAACACGAAGATCGCCAACGGAGACGTTTCCACAGAGACGGAGGAGCTGGCCAACGAGATGTGA
- the LOC139925677 gene encoding ras-related protein Rab-33B-like produces MESSLEFSNSLSSVSSLPTRCRTFKVIVIGDSGVGKTCLTHRLCAGEFPGRVEATIGVDFRERLLDIEGDKIKLQLWDTAGQERFRKSMVQHYYRNVHAVLFVYDVTCPASFRGLSAWVEECRQNSLGQEIPRFLVGNKSDLRGPVRADDQVSRERAVKFAEAHGMTLFETSAKSVPNGGVNRRGRGGGGGDKEAPYQQDKVEDLVVAVAARLKRQKKPSVVNTKAYNGSFKVPTKKIPEKDLWACTC; encoded by the exons ATGGAGTCATCTCTCGAGTTCTCCAACTCGTTGAGCAGTGTATCCTCACTGCCAACGCGGTGTCGGACCTTTAAAGTGATTGTGATCGGAGACTCCGGGGTCGGGAAGACCTGTCTCACCCACCGGCTCTGCGCCGGCGAGTTCCCCGGTAGAGTCGAGGCCACCATCGGGGTGGATTTCCGTGAGAGACTATTGGATATCGAGGGAGacaaaatcaag CTCCAGTTGTGGGACACGGCGGGACAGGAGCGCTTCCGTAAGTCCATGGTGCAGCACTACTACCGCAACGTCCACGCCGTGCTCTTCGTCTACGATGTCACCTGTCCCGCCAGCTTCAGAGGCCTGTCTGCCTGGGTGGAGGAGTGCCGGCAGAATTCACTGGGCCAGGAAATCCCCAG GTTCCTGGTGGGTAATAAGAGTGACCTCCGTGGCCCCGTCAGGGCCGATGACCAGGTGAGCCGGGAGCGGGCGGTGAAGTTCGCGGAGGCCCACGGCATGACGCTGTTCGAGACCTCGGCCAAGAGCGTCCCGAACGGCGGGGTGAacagacgaggaagaggaggaggaggaggtgataaGGAGGCGCCCTATCAGCAGGATAAGGTGGAAGACCTGGTGGTGGCTGTGGCTGCCAGGCTGAAGAGGCAGAAGAAACCCTCAGTAGTGAACACCAAGGCGTACAACGGGTCTTTTAAAGTCCCGACCAAAAAGATACCAGAGAAAGACCTGTGGGCCTGcacctgctga